The genomic window TATTTAAGAAGTCTAAACTCTTCATTCTAATTCAGTGATATACAGAGAGGTTATACATATTCTCTTGCTTCATTTTAGGTACCTGATAAACTTACAACCTGCAATATAGCCAAGGAGTAAAGAcactatttcatttttaatccaCACATTTTTCTGTAGTACAGAAGTAAGAATAATAGGAATTTTGATAATTAAACAGCCAGAAAGGATGGAAGCTGGGAACTGAGAGAGATATAAGTTCAAagcttgaaataaaataaatacacagtTACACATACTAGCCTTTTCCTTTTGATGGAGCAGAAGAATTGCCATGCACTTGAACTGAAAGCATCCAGCACATTTCCTCCCAGGCAGCCTGAATGTGTCAGTCAGAGGGCCTCCCACCACAGGCAGCCACTCCACTGGGCCAGCTCACCGGCAGGAagagagctggcacagctctccACTGGCTGGGAAGCTGCgcttggggctggggcagggagcagctctgactCACATGGCTCCTGGGGACCTTGCTCTCTCCACTCTGCTTATCCTAACTCACACTAGAGATATTTCTGCTGGCtttccaaactttttttttttctcccagcaccttcctccataaaaaaaaattgaatctTAAATTGTGAAGCACCCACCACCCTTCACATGCCTCCAAAAGCTTCACACTGTACTAATCCCCTGTGCATGATGAGAAAATTATCATGGCAAATTTTCATCCAGCCAAAGggtaaaaaagccaaaaaccgaaaccaaacaaaaaaacctgaacCCCATATCACAAATCTCAGATAAGAGCCTAAGATCTTCTTCCCTAATTCAGGAAATTCCTGCATTTTGCCCCAAATATTACTAAAAAAGTACCAGGGGCTTTTCCAGTTCCCTAAGACTATTCAGATCAGAAAGCATTTAGAGTTGTTGCTGAGCTGTATTTAATTTTCATATCAGCAACGTAGCATACAAAAACACACCTTGCAACACCAGTAAGGGAAAGGTACTAAACTCAAGCCAGGTTCAAGATTAACAGCAGGAAGAGCCTTGTTGCACCAAGCCAGGTTAGGAATTTGCACTTGTTCAAATGAGCCTTGTCTGTATCACAAAGCAACTGCTCATTTATGTGTGTAACAGTAACCCAGCAAGGTACATATGACACTTATTCAGCAGAAAAACACCTCTCCATTTTCAGCAGAGCTGGTTATAGACAGCCACTCAAAGGAGTGGGGAGAATGCACCATGTAACTGCACAGCCCTTCTCTCATCCCTGACTCCATTACTCATCCCCCACAGACACGGTCACTGTTTACATTGTCATTGTTCCTGTTTCTCAATGAGCCATGGGTGTTCCAAGATTGTGATGTGGATTGAGAACTGGCTGAACAACAGATCCCAGAGGGTCATAATCAGTGGCACAGGGTCCTGTTGAAGGCCTGTCACTTGTGGTGTCCCCCAGGGTTCAATACTGGACCCAGTGTTGTTTAAGTTGTTCATCAATGACTCAGATGAAGGGGCAGAAGCCTGCTCAGCAAGTTCCCTGatgacacagagctgggaggagagggtgataccccagagggctgtgcagcccttcagagaGACCTCAACAGGGTGGAGATGGGCAGAGGGGAACTGTCTGAAATTCAACAGAGGcaagtgcagggtcctgcacctgggcagGAATAACCCCCTGTaccaggacaggctgggggctgagctgctggaaggcagctctgtggagaaggatcTGGAGGTCCTGACAGACAACAAGCTGTCCATGAGTGAGCTCTCCATGAGTcatggccaagaaggccagttAGATCCTGAGGTGCACATTAGGAAGGGCATTGCCAGCAGGtggagggaggtgatcctgcccgtGTACTCAGATCTACTGAGGCTGcctctggagtgctgtgtccagttcttggctcctcagcacaagagaaacaggagctcctggagcaggtcaacatctctcttatgaggaaaggctgagggaatttggcatgtccagccttgagaagagacaACTGAGAGGAGACCTCATGAATGTCtgtcagtatctgaagggaggatACCAAGAAGATggatccaggctctgctcagtggtgcTGAGCAATTGGACAAGAGGTAACAGCGAGAAATTGATGCGAAGGAAATTCCACTTGActatgaggaagaacttctttactgtgcaggtgaccaagcactggaacagggtgCCCCAAGAGGGTGTGGGGTCTCCCTCACCAGAGATACTCAAGAAGTGTTGGGACACAATCCTGTGTCATGTTTCTGccatgaccctgcttgagcagggaggttggaccagatgaacCACCGTGGTCCCTTCAGCATgacccactctgtgattctgcaaaGCATTTGGTACTGTGCAAAATTCTGTTGTACTTAGCAGTGCTGCAATACACATgggttttgtgatttttttactAAACCAATTGATAAAAATGGGTACAGGTAAGAAAATGCCTGGCTAAGCACTATTTAAAAACTTTCACTGATGCAGCACGTTAAGTCTCTGCATGATTCACTTGCATTAAAGATGCTCCCCTCAGTAAAAACATCCCTGTGATAAGGTATGCTTCCTATTTAATTGGGCATGCCTGGGAGCTGAGCACACAGCATGTGCGTGGGAAAGGGATGGGACCCAGCCCTGGGAACAAGAAAAGGCTGAGACAAGATCAACATTTTGAGCGCACAGCAAAGCAGATCTGGCTTTACCAAGGGACACAACTCCCCTGTGATTCCCAGTGCCCCTGCTAATTCCACACTCAGGTTACCCTTTTGAGCATGCTGTTCACTGAAGCGAGAAGAAAGATGAACTGCAGAGTACACACAAGCCTGAAACACTCACTAAGGGCAAATGCAATCCAGTTTACCAGTTGGCTttgtggtgctgctggcagcctgtgTGCTCAGACAGAAAGACAGCAACTACAGTTAGAAAGGAGAATATGGGACTTGGATGTTTGTACAAGGCCCTGCTTATGCCCCTGGAAAGCAAATCTTGTCCTGCTTTTCTGCTACATACACAGGTGCCTGGAACACAGCCTGGAAGTCCAAGCTTTCGTCTTCAACTCTCTTTCAGGCCTCCTTCAAAGTTTTTGTTTtacacagcactgcctggcacCCCTACTGTGCCCAAGCCCAGTCCTCATTACAGCACTGTCTATAAACGTGACCTAATTTTTATGCCCGAATATCAACTTCTTGGACCTCTGCCTCTCCGCAAGGCATGTGCTGGGACAGGATTGCATGCAGCTGGAAACCTGGCAAACTGGCACTGCGTACAAGCAGCTCAAAAAAACATGGCAATAAGTTGACCACAATGTTGAATGCAGGTGCATGCGAGCACAAAACTCAGAAGTTTTCTCAGTCACTAAGCAGTTTAAGAACTGTGCAACATCACCTCGCCACCAACCAGTTCTCTGGGGCATGGTGTAAAACAGCACACACAGTAAGAGGACCATGAAAACTCTTTAGAGCACAGTCCAAGTCCCTTCAAATCTATTCTGCTATGCTTCTCCAGTGCAAAACTATTCCACATTCCAAGAGGAAAAATCACTAGACCAGGCCACTAACCAAGCCAAAACATTGTAGAAGCAACCAAATCTTAAGCAATACGAGTTACCCAGACAGGCAATCACAATATCAGCCAGCTGtagaaatttttaatttttaaatttgccTTTTCAAAGGTTACACAGTTAGAACCATAGAATTGTCAAGGTCGGAAGAGATCTTTAATATCATTAAGTCCAACTGCAAAGGCCTCTGTGCTATAAATGACTCAGACCCAGCGCCTTTTGCAGTCCCGCTCACCCTCTCCGGGGAGAAACCCCTCACCTCGGCACACTTTGCTACCTCCCACGCTCACGGGCTACCCCGGGCCGAGGCTGCCACCGCAGCCAGGTCTCTCAGTAGGGGCCCATGACACTGCAGGGCAACGAGAAGGCGGTAGAGCTGCTTCCTTCCGAGCTCTACGCCTCACAAGCGCCGGCCAAGCCCCGCTCGCCATCGGCCTCCCCAAccaggcccggcccgggccaTCACCGCGCATGCGCGGCAGCAGCACCGCCACAGCCGCCGGGGGACGGGAGCGGTCCCGGCCCgggcgcggagcggggcggcATGGCGAGCCTGgtccccgccgccgcctcgtCTCCCGCCGGGGCTGCGTCGCGCAGCAAGAAGCGCCCGGCGAGCCCGGGCaccggcggcggccccgccaAGAAAAAGAAGGCGACGGCGCCTGGCGGCTCACAGGTAATGGTGAGAGGGGGGCGGCCGGCGCGCATGCGCGGTAGCGGCCTGCCTTTGCCCGCCCTTTTCCGCCGTGCTGGGAGTGTGTCCCGCAGCCCCTTCCCGCCGGGGCTGTCCCCGCTCCCGGTGCCGCGGGTATCGCGGGACACGCCCGCCTTCCCCGGCACCCCTGCCTCCTCTTCTTCCGTCCCGTCCCGCCCGTGGCCGCGCTGGGAGCTGCCGAGCCCGCTGCGGTGTCCCTCGGGCCGGCGGGGCCCTTCAGAGGTCGGGACGCCGATTGTGGGGCCTCCCTTCGTGCCGCTGCAGCGTGGAGGTTGTGTCCCCTCCCCGCCATGGGCGCAGCTGGGCCGGTGGCGGCGTTCCCCCCCTTCCCCGGGCCGGTGTGCTTAAGCGGGATGCCGTGGAAGGAGGCTGCGTGTGTGAGCACCGAGATACCGAGTGTGGTGACACACACGTGTGGTGGGCGACACGTCCTGAGCAAGGCGCCCCGCAGCTCTCTGTTCCCTTCCTGCATTcgcctccagcagcagcagcagctctgtacGCGGGGTTGTGCCAGCTCTGTACGCGGGATTGTGCCGTGCCCG from Agelaius phoeniceus isolate bAgePho1 chromosome 1, bAgePho1.hap1, whole genome shotgun sequence includes these protein-coding regions:
- the INO80C gene encoding INO80 complex subunit C isoform X2, with the protein product MTLQGNEKAVELLPSELYASQAPAKPRSPSASPTRPGPGHHRACAAAAPPQPPGDGSGPGPGAERGGMASLVPAAASSPAGAASRSKKRPASPGTGGGPAKKKKATAPGGSQHSGIGGAAAGKKNRTWKNLKQILASERALPWQLNDPSYFNIDAPPSFKPAKKYSDISGLPANYTDPQSKLRFSTIEEFAYIRMLPSDVVTGYLALRKATSIVS